A genome region from Streptomyces antimycoticus includes the following:
- a CDS encoding phosphatidylglycerol lysyltransferase domain-containing protein, with the protein MPDSQDAETSGEVPHRIRRLLRGPRPEAMPTVVGTACTLIGLMDIVFPRLRHSRVHALAELLPGAVSSLAAAASIVVGLLLLMLAHGLKRRKRRAWVAAVALLPVGAAAQLLYRHSVIGMVLSLVLMGVLIRYRAEFAALPDPRSRWMALANFVVMGAVSVTVGLLIVRSHPDAIEGSPSLGAQLEHVLWGLFGFEGPVDYRHGADYTVGYSLGALGLLTVATTAYLAFRPEHPAARLTPGDEERLRELLTTHGRRDSLGHFALRRDKAVVFSPSGKAAVCYRVVSGVMLASGDPVGDVEAWPGAIACFMEEARAHSWTPAVMGCSETGGEVWTRETGLDALELGDEAIVDVADFTLSGRAMRNVRQMVKRIERAGYQTRVRRAADLGPEELEAIRRAAADWRGTDTERGFSMALGRIGDPADGDAVIATAHKAADEGAEGPYGDLKAVLHFVPWGRDGMSLELMRRDRSADPGMNELLIVASLQAAPELGVERVSLNFAMFRSALARGEKLGAGPVLRGWRALLVFLSRWFQIESLYKFNAKFQPRWEPRFVVFRNTRDLPRIGLAAMQAEGFVSLALPRLLRRGPRPEPRPCAHRQLADGRGLQQAA; encoded by the coding sequence ATGCCTGACAGTCAAGATGCCGAAACGTCCGGAGAGGTTCCCCACCGGATACGGCGCCTGCTGCGCGGCCCCAGGCCGGAGGCGATGCCCACGGTCGTCGGCACCGCCTGCACGCTCATCGGGCTGATGGACATCGTCTTCCCCCGGCTGCGCCACAGCAGGGTGCACGCGCTGGCCGAGCTGCTGCCGGGCGCCGTGAGCTCCCTGGCCGCCGCCGCCTCGATCGTGGTCGGTCTGCTGCTGCTGATGCTCGCCCACGGCCTCAAACGGCGTAAGCGGCGGGCCTGGGTCGCCGCCGTGGCGCTGCTGCCCGTCGGCGCGGCCGCCCAGTTGCTCTACCGGCACTCGGTCATCGGCATGGTCCTCTCCCTCGTCCTGATGGGCGTGCTGATCCGCTACCGCGCCGAGTTCGCGGCGCTGCCCGATCCGCGCAGCCGCTGGATGGCGCTGGCCAACTTCGTCGTCATGGGCGCGGTCAGCGTCACCGTGGGACTGCTGATCGTCCGTTCGCATCCGGACGCCATCGAAGGAAGCCCGTCGCTCGGCGCGCAGCTGGAACACGTCCTGTGGGGCCTGTTCGGCTTCGAGGGGCCGGTCGACTACCGCCACGGCGCGGACTACACCGTCGGCTACTCGCTCGGCGCGCTCGGCCTGCTGACCGTCGCCACCACCGCCTACCTCGCCTTCCGCCCCGAGCACCCCGCCGCCCGCCTCACCCCCGGGGACGAGGAGCGGCTGCGGGAGCTGCTCACCACCCACGGGCGCCGCGACTCGCTCGGCCACTTCGCGCTCCGCCGCGACAAGGCCGTGGTCTTCTCCCCCAGCGGCAAGGCCGCGGTCTGCTACCGCGTGGTCTCCGGGGTGATGCTCGCCAGCGGCGACCCGGTCGGCGATGTGGAGGCATGGCCCGGCGCGATCGCCTGCTTCATGGAGGAGGCACGCGCCCACTCCTGGACCCCGGCGGTGATGGGCTGCAGCGAGACCGGCGGCGAGGTGTGGACCCGGGAGACCGGCCTGGACGCGCTCGAACTCGGCGACGAGGCCATCGTCGATGTGGCGGACTTCACCCTGTCCGGGCGCGCCATGCGCAACGTACGCCAGATGGTCAAGCGGATCGAGCGGGCCGGCTACCAGACCCGGGTGCGGCGCGCCGCCGACCTGGGCCCCGAGGAGCTGGAGGCCATCCGGCGCGCCGCCGCCGACTGGCGGGGCACCGACACCGAGCGCGGCTTCTCGATGGCGCTGGGCCGGATCGGCGACCCGGCGGACGGGGACGCGGTCATCGCCACCGCCCACAAGGCCGCCGACGAGGGCGCGGAGGGCCCGTACGGGGACCTCAAGGCCGTGCTGCACTTCGTGCCGTGGGGCCGGGACGGGATGTCGCTGGAGCTGATGCGGCGCGACCGCAGCGCCGACCCGGGCATGAACGAGCTGCTGATCGTGGCCTCACTGCAGGCCGCCCCCGAGCTGGGCGTGGAGCGGGTGTCGCTGAACTTCGCGATGTTCCGCTCGGCGCTGGCGCGCGGCGAGAAGCTGGGCGCGGGCCCGGTGCTGCGCGGCTGGCGGGCGCTGCTGGTGTTCCTCTCCCGCTGGTTCCAGATCGAGTCGCTGTACAAGTTCAACGCCAAGTTCCAGCCGCGCTGGGAGCCGCGCTTCGTGGTCTTCCGCAACACCCGTGACCTGCCCCGGATCGGCCTGGCCGCGATGCAGGCCGAGGGCTTCGTCTCGCTGGCCCTGCCCCGGCTGCTGCGCCGCGGACCGCGCCCCGAGCCCCGGCCCTGCGCCCATCGGCAGCTGGCCGACGGGCGGGGGCTGCAGCAGGCGGCCTGA
- the folP gene encoding dihydropteroate synthase produces MSTLHGRGRVAGLPEWDRCAVMGVVNVTPDSFSDGGRWFDTELAVKHGLDLVAAGADLVDVGGESTRPGAARVDEAEELRRVIPVVRELAAAGAVISVDTMRAAVAERAVAAGARLVNDVSGGGADPAMVPMVAAAGVPFVVMHWRGQSIDMNNRAVYADVVGEVVAELRGSLEQAVAGGIDPERLVIDPGLGFAKDAGHDLTLVAHLSALRELGRPLLVAASRKRFLGRVLASDGGSPPPARERDAATAAVTALAAREGAWAVRVHEVRASADAVRVARAIEAAEYTAGAL; encoded by the coding sequence ATGAGCACGTTGCATGGGCGGGGCCGGGTGGCCGGACTGCCGGAGTGGGACCGGTGCGCGGTGATGGGCGTGGTGAACGTCACACCGGACTCCTTCTCCGACGGCGGCCGGTGGTTCGACACCGAACTGGCCGTCAAGCACGGTCTCGATCTGGTCGCCGCCGGGGCCGACCTGGTGGACGTCGGCGGTGAGTCGACCCGGCCCGGCGCGGCGCGCGTCGACGAGGCCGAGGAGCTGCGCCGGGTGATCCCCGTCGTCCGGGAGCTGGCCGCGGCCGGTGCCGTGATCAGCGTGGACACCATGCGGGCCGCGGTGGCCGAGCGGGCCGTGGCCGCCGGGGCCCGGCTGGTCAACGACGTCAGCGGCGGCGGCGCCGACCCCGCGATGGTGCCCATGGTGGCCGCGGCGGGGGTGCCGTTCGTGGTGATGCACTGGCGCGGCCAGTCGATCGACATGAACAACCGAGCGGTCTACGCGGACGTGGTCGGCGAGGTCGTCGCCGAGCTGCGCGGCAGCCTGGAGCAGGCCGTCGCGGGCGGTATCGACCCGGAGCGGCTCGTGATCGACCCGGGCCTGGGCTTCGCCAAGGACGCCGGGCACGACCTGACACTGGTCGCCCATCTGTCCGCGCTGCGGGAGCTGGGCCGGCCGCTGCTGGTGGCGGCCTCCCGCAAGCGGTTCCTGGGGCGCGTCCTGGCCAGTGACGGGGGCAGCCCGCCGCCCGCCAGGGAGCGGGACGCCGCCACGGCGGCGGTCACCGCGCTCGCGGCGCGCGAAGGCGCCTGGGCCGTCCGGGTACACGAGGTACGGGCCAGCGCGGACGCGGTGCGCGTGGCGCGGGCCATCGAAGCGGCCGAATACACGGCGGGAGCGCTGTGA
- the folB gene encoding dihydroneopterin aldolase, translating to MDRVALRGLKARGHHGVLPHEREEGQDFVVDLVLGLDTRPAAADDDLGKTVHYGVVAEEVVAVVRGEPVDLIETLAERIADRCLKHDVVREVEVVVHKPQAPITVPFDDVTITITRSRV from the coding sequence GTGGATCGTGTCGCGCTGCGCGGCCTGAAGGCTCGCGGGCACCACGGCGTGCTACCCCATGAGCGCGAGGAGGGCCAGGACTTCGTCGTGGACCTCGTGCTCGGCCTGGACACTCGGCCCGCCGCGGCCGACGACGACCTCGGCAAGACCGTGCACTACGGCGTGGTGGCGGAAGAGGTCGTGGCCGTGGTGCGGGGTGAGCCGGTCGATCTGATCGAGACGCTGGCCGAACGGATCGCGGACCGGTGCCTCAAGCACGACGTGGTGCGGGAGGTCGAGGTCGTGGTGCACAAGCCCCAGGCCCCGATCACCGTGCCCTTCGACGACGTGACCATCACCATCACCCGGAGCCGAGTATGA
- the folK gene encoding 2-amino-4-hydroxy-6-hydroxymethyldihydropteridine diphosphokinase, which yields MSSSDPTVQPVPISVVEQVDAADVTLSNPKRAVISLGSNLGNRLETLQGAIDALEDTPGLRVKAVSPVYETDPWGVEPGTQATYFNAVVLIKTTLPPSSLLERGHAIEEAFERVRDERWGPRTIDVDIVAYQDVVSDDPQLTLPHPRAHERAFVLVPWNDVDPQAEVPGRGAVAGLLAAMGQEGVRVRTDLELRLPE from the coding sequence ATGAGCAGCAGCGACCCGACCGTGCAGCCCGTTCCCATCTCCGTGGTGGAGCAGGTGGACGCCGCCGATGTGACGTTGAGCAACCCCAAACGAGCGGTGATCTCGCTCGGCAGCAATCTGGGCAACCGCCTGGAGACCCTCCAGGGCGCCATCGACGCGCTGGAGGACACCCCGGGCCTGCGGGTCAAGGCCGTATCGCCGGTGTACGAGACGGACCCGTGGGGCGTGGAGCCCGGCACCCAGGCCACGTACTTCAACGCGGTGGTGCTGATCAAGACGACGCTGCCGCCGTCCTCGCTGCTGGAGCGCGGCCACGCGATCGAGGAGGCGTTCGAGCGGGTGCGGGACGAGCGCTGGGGCCCGCGCACCATCGACGTGGACATCGTGGCGTATCAGGACGTGGTGTCCGACGACCCCCAGCTCACCCTGCCGCATCCGCGCGCCCATGAGCGCGCCTTCGTGCTGGTGCCGTGGAACGACGTGGATCCGCAGGCCGAGGTCCCCGGGCGCGGGGCGGTCGCGGGGCTGCTGGCCGCGATGGGCCAGGAAGGTGTCCGGGTCCGCACCGATCTGGAACTGCGACTGCCCGAGTAG
- a CDS encoding DUF3180 domain-containing protein, producing the protein MKQLRIGVLVGLFAVAGVVSWAGARLWDTFGSLPSVPVAAPIVLAVIAVVLAATALSLRSRLRAQRERQPDAKGVDPMVAARAVVFGQASALVSALIAGMYGGAGAFLAMEQLDVPARRDQAIYAGASVLAAAGVVAAAFFLERVLKLPEDDDNDGNGPSAAARA; encoded by the coding sequence GTGAAGCAACTTCGGATCGGGGTGCTGGTCGGACTGTTCGCCGTGGCCGGTGTGGTGTCGTGGGCGGGCGCCCGGCTGTGGGACACGTTCGGGTCGCTGCCGAGCGTCCCGGTGGCGGCGCCGATCGTGCTGGCGGTGATCGCGGTCGTGCTGGCCGCCACCGCGCTGTCGCTGCGGTCCCGGCTGCGCGCCCAGCGGGAGCGGCAGCCGGACGCCAAGGGCGTGGACCCGATGGTGGCCGCCCGTGCGGTGGTCTTCGGGCAGGCCAGCGCGCTGGTGTCGGCGCTGATCGCGGGGATGTACGGCGGGGCGGGCGCCTTCCTGGCCATGGAGCAGCTCGATGTGCCCGCTCGCCGGGATCAGGCGATCTACGCCGGGGCGTCGGTGCTGGCGGCCGCGGGGGTGGTGGCGGCCGCGTTCTTCCTGGAGCGGGTCCTCAAGCTCCCGGAGGACGACGACAACGACGGCAACGGTCCGAGCGCAGCGGCCCGCGCCTGA
- the folE gene encoding GTP cyclohydrolase I FolE — protein sequence MTDPVMLDGESPIGVFDEKRAENAIRELLIAVGEDPDREGLRETPGRVARAYKEIFAGLRQEPEDVLTTTFDLGHDEMVLVKDIEVMSSCEHHLVPFVGVAHVGYIPSHDGKITGLSKLARLVDVFARRPQVQERLTTQIAESLMRILEPRGVIVVVECEHMCMTMRGVRKPGAKTLTSAVRGQLRDSATRAEAMSLIMAR from the coding sequence ATGACCGACCCGGTGATGCTGGACGGCGAGAGCCCCATTGGCGTGTTCGACGAGAAGCGCGCCGAGAACGCGATCCGCGAGCTGCTGATCGCCGTTGGCGAGGACCCCGACCGGGAGGGGCTGCGCGAGACGCCGGGCCGGGTGGCCCGGGCGTACAAGGAGATCTTCGCGGGGCTGCGCCAGGAGCCCGAGGACGTCCTGACCACCACCTTCGACCTGGGCCATGACGAGATGGTGCTGGTCAAGGACATCGAGGTGATGTCGTCCTGCGAGCACCACCTGGTGCCCTTCGTGGGCGTGGCCCATGTGGGCTATATCCCGTCCCACGACGGCAAGATCACCGGGCTGTCCAAGCTGGCCCGGCTGGTCGATGTCTTCGCCCGCCGCCCCCAGGTCCAGGAGCGGCTGACCACCCAGATCGCCGAATCCCTGATGCGGATACTGGAGCCGCGCGGGGTCATCGTGGTGGTCGAGTGCGAGCACATGTGCATGACCATGCGCGGGGTGCGCAAGCCCGGCGCCAAGACGCTCACCTCGGCCGTCCGCGGCCAGCTGCGCGACTCGGCGACCCGGGCCGAGGCGATGAGCCTCATCATGGCCCGCTGA
- the ftsH gene encoding ATP-dependent zinc metalloprotease FtsH — protein MDVKRYFRGPVMWIVLAVLAVVVLMQVVGSSGGYKSVDTSQVVKAINQNQVQSAELTTGDEHKVKIKLKDNVAKISGSDKLQATYIGDQGVDLAKTLQANAQKPNGIPDGYNVSTSKQNPFVGILLSLLPFVLIVVVFLFLMNQMQGGGSRVMNFGKSKAKLITKDTPKTTFTDVAGADEAVEELQEIKEFLQEPAKFQAVGAKIPKGVLLYGPPGTGKTLLARAVAGEAGVPFYSISGSDFVEMFVGVGASRVRDLFEQAKTNAPAIVFVDEIDAVGRHRGAGMGGGHDEREQTLNQLLVEMDGFDVKGGVILIAATNRPDILDPALLRPGRFDRQIAVDRPDMQGRLEILKVHQKGKPVAPDVDLSAVARRTPGFTGADLSNVLNEAALLTARSDGKLIDNHFLDEAIDRVVAGPQKRTRIMSDKEKKITAYHEGGHALVAAASPNSDPVHKVTILSRGRALGYTMVLPDEDKYSTTRNEMLDQLAYMMGGRAAEELVFHDPTTGASNDIEKATTTARAMVTQYGMTERLGAIKFGSDNSEPFLGREMAHQRDYSEEVAALVDEEVKKLIEAAHNEAWEILVENRDVLDNLVLALLEKETLNKEQIAEIFAPIVKRPARPAWTGSSRRTPSTRPPVLSPRELAPANGAQPTSAASLTKSTTPEDAAERPEESGSGSES, from the coding sequence ATGGACGTGAAGCGCTACTTCCGTGGGCCGGTCATGTGGATCGTGCTGGCCGTCCTCGCCGTGGTCGTGTTGATGCAGGTCGTCGGCTCGTCCGGCGGCTACAAGTCGGTGGACACCAGTCAGGTCGTCAAGGCGATCAACCAGAACCAGGTCCAGTCCGCCGAACTGACGACCGGCGACGAGCACAAGGTAAAGATCAAGCTCAAGGACAACGTCGCCAAGATCTCGGGCAGCGACAAGCTCCAGGCCACCTACATCGGTGACCAGGGCGTCGATCTCGCCAAGACTCTGCAGGCCAATGCCCAGAAGCCCAATGGGATCCCCGACGGGTACAACGTCTCGACGTCGAAGCAGAACCCCTTCGTCGGGATTCTGCTCTCGCTGCTCCCGTTCGTGCTGATCGTCGTGGTCTTCCTGTTCCTGATGAATCAGATGCAGGGCGGCGGCTCCCGGGTGATGAACTTCGGCAAGTCGAAGGCCAAGCTGATCACCAAGGACACGCCGAAGACGACGTTCACCGATGTGGCGGGCGCCGACGAGGCGGTCGAGGAGCTCCAGGAGATCAAGGAGTTCCTGCAGGAGCCGGCGAAGTTCCAGGCCGTGGGCGCCAAGATCCCCAAGGGTGTGCTGCTCTACGGCCCGCCCGGTACGGGTAAGACGCTGCTCGCGCGCGCCGTCGCGGGCGAGGCGGGTGTCCCCTTCTACTCGATCTCCGGCTCCGACTTCGTCGAGATGTTCGTGGGTGTGGGTGCCTCCCGTGTCCGCGACCTGTTCGAGCAGGCCAAGACCAACGCCCCGGCCATCGTCTTCGTCGACGAGATCGACGCCGTCGGCCGGCACCGCGGTGCGGGCATGGGCGGCGGCCATGACGAGCGCGAGCAGACGCTGAACCAGCTGCTCGTCGAGATGGACGGCTTCGATGTGAAGGGCGGGGTCATCCTGATCGCCGCCACCAACCGGCCCGACATCCTCGACCCGGCGCTGCTGCGCCCGGGCCGCTTCGACCGGCAGATCGCCGTCGACCGCCCGGACATGCAGGGCCGACTGGAGATCCTCAAGGTCCACCAGAAGGGCAAGCCGGTCGCCCCGGACGTCGACCTGTCGGCCGTCGCCCGTCGCACCCCCGGTTTCACCGGTGCCGATCTGTCGAACGTGCTGAACGAGGCCGCCCTGCTGACGGCCCGCAGCGACGGGAAGCTGATCGACAACCACTTCCTGGACGAGGCGATCGACCGTGTCGTGGCCGGTCCGCAGAAGCGGACCCGGATCATGAGCGACAAGGAGAAGAAGATCACCGCGTACCACGAGGGCGGCCACGCCCTGGTCGCGGCGGCTTCTCCGAACAGCGACCCGGTGCACAAGGTCACGATCCTCTCCAGAGGCCGGGCCCTGGGCTACACCATGGTCCTGCCGGACGAGGACAAGTACTCGACCACGCGCAACGAGATGCTGGACCAGCTCGCCTACATGATGGGCGGCCGGGCGGCCGAGGAACTGGTCTTCCACGACCCGACCACGGGCGCGTCCAACGACATCGAGAAGGCGACCACCACCGCCCGCGCGATGGTCACGCAGTACGGCATGACCGAGCGGCTCGGCGCGATCAAGTTCGGCTCGGACAACTCCGAGCCCTTCCTCGGCCGTGAGATGGCTCACCAGCGCGACTACTCGGAAGAGGTCGCCGCGCTGGTGGACGAGGAGGTCAAGAAGCTCATCGAGGCCGCGCACAACGAGGCCTGGGAAATTCTCGTCGAGAACCGGGACGTCCTGGACAACCTGGTGCTGGCGCTGCTGGAGAAGGAGACGCTGAACAAGGAGCAGATCGCCGAGATCTTCGCCCCGATCGTGAAGCGTCCGGCCCGCCCGGCGTGGACCGGCTCCTCGCGGCGTACGCCCTCGACCCGCCCGCCGGTGCTCTCCCCCAGGGAGCTCGCCCCGGCGAACGGTGCCCAACCCACCTCGGCGGCTTCGCTGACCAAGAGCACCACCCCGGAGGACGCCGCCGAGCGCCCTGAGGAGTCGGGCTCCGGTTCGGAGAGCTGA
- the hpt gene encoding hypoxanthine phosphoribosyltransferase, with protein sequence MGTDLKSVLITEEEINAKLAELAATIDAEYAGKDLLIVGVLKGAVMVMADLARALSTPVTMDWMAVSSYGAGTQSSGVVRILKDLDTDIKGKHVLIVEDIIDSGLTLSWLLSNLGSREPASLNVCTLLRKPEAAKVAIKVKWVGFDIPNEFVVGYGLDYAEKYRNLRFVGTLAPHVYGG encoded by the coding sequence ATGGGCACCGACCTGAAGTCGGTCCTCATCACCGAGGAAGAGATCAACGCGAAGCTGGCGGAGCTGGCGGCCACCATCGACGCGGAGTACGCGGGCAAAGATCTGCTGATCGTCGGCGTGCTCAAGGGCGCGGTCATGGTGATGGCGGATCTGGCACGTGCCCTGTCCACGCCCGTCACCATGGACTGGATGGCCGTGTCGTCCTACGGCGCGGGCACCCAGTCCTCCGGGGTGGTGCGTATCCTGAAGGACTTGGATACCGACATCAAGGGCAAACACGTCCTGATCGTCGAAGACATCATCGACTCCGGACTGACGCTGTCGTGGCTGCTGTCGAACCTGGGCTCGCGTGAGCCGGCCTCGCTGAACGTCTGCACCCTGCTGCGCAAGCCGGAGGCGGCCAAGGTCGCCATCAAGGTGAAGTGGGTCGGCTTCGACATCCCCAACGAGTTCGTCGTCGGCTACGGCCTGGACTACGCCGAGAAGTACCGGAACCTGCGGTTCGTCGGCACCCTGGCCCCCCACGTCTACGGCGGCTGA
- a CDS encoding zinc-dependent metalloprotease: protein MTSIGGVEMVDWNLAVATATRLVRPGPEVSREEARAVVAELRRHAKSSEEHVRSFTRMAVSGGPASDTPVLVVDRAGWIKANVAGFRQILKPLLGKMQDRRGGLPGGAVLGTVGGKVTGVELGMLLSFLASRVLGQYETFAPATRELPGSPGGGRLLLVAPNIVHVERELDVAPHDFRLWVSLHEETHRTQFTGVPWLRDHIESEIQSFLGETDVDPATLLERVREAFQSLSGGGRPADERDEADGGGAPSIIELVQTPAQREILARLTAVMSLLEGHADYVMDGVGPEVVPSVAEIREKFQKRRASGAGRLDQALRKLLGLDAKLRQYRDGERFVRAVVNEVGMDGFNRVWTSPNTLPTKAEISKPAEWVARVHRKAES from the coding sequence ATGACGAGCATCGGTGGTGTGGAGATGGTCGACTGGAATCTCGCGGTCGCGACCGCGACCCGGCTGGTGCGCCCCGGGCCCGAGGTGAGTCGCGAGGAGGCGCGTGCCGTCGTCGCGGAGCTGCGGCGGCACGCCAAGTCCTCGGAGGAGCACGTCCGCTCCTTCACCCGGATGGCCGTCTCCGGCGGCCCGGCCTCGGACACCCCCGTCCTCGTCGTGGACCGCGCGGGCTGGATCAAGGCCAATGTGGCGGGCTTCCGGCAGATCCTCAAACCGCTGCTCGGCAAGATGCAGGACCGGCGCGGCGGACTGCCCGGCGGGGCGGTGCTGGGCACGGTCGGCGGCAAGGTGACCGGCGTCGAGCTGGGGATGCTGCTGTCCTTCCTGGCCTCCCGGGTGCTCGGCCAGTACGAGACCTTCGCGCCCGCGACCCGCGAGCTGCCCGGCTCCCCGGGCGGCGGCCGACTGTTGCTGGTGGCACCCAACATCGTCCACGTGGAGCGGGAACTCGACGTGGCCCCGCACGACTTCCGGCTGTGGGTCTCGCTGCACGAGGAGACCCACCGCACCCAGTTCACCGGCGTGCCGTGGCTGCGCGACCACATCGAGTCCGAGATCCAGTCGTTCCTCGGCGAGACCGATGTGGACCCGGCCACCCTGCTGGAGCGGGTCCGCGAGGCCTTCCAGTCGCTGAGCGGCGGCGGCCGCCCCGCTGATGAGCGGGACGAGGCGGACGGCGGTGGCGCGCCGAGCATCATCGAGCTGGTCCAGACCCCGGCCCAGCGGGAGATCCTGGCCCGGCTGACCGCGGTGATGTCGCTGCTGGAGGGTCACGCCGACTACGTCATGGACGGGGTGGGGCCGGAGGTCGTGCCGTCCGTCGCGGAGATCCGGGAGAAGTTCCAGAAGCGCCGGGCCAGCGGCGCGGGCCGGCTCGACCAGGCGCTGCGCAAGCTGCTGGGGCTCGACGCCAAGCTGCGGCAGTACCGTGACGGTGAGCGATTCGTCCGGGCCGTGGTGAACGAGGTCGGCATGGACGGCTTCAACCGTGTCTGGACCTCGCCCAACACCCTTCCGACCAAGGCGGAGATCAGCAAACCCGCCGAGTGGGTCGCGCGGGTGCACCGTAAGGCGGAGTCCTAG
- the dacB gene encoding D-alanyl-D-alanine carboxypeptidase/D-alanyl-D-alanine endopeptidase translates to MPEARSWQVREWLSHRLSRGRREFDRARGRGLYEWDRVRARIRREWRRTPREQQRTWQLVTVSAATGLVVAVVSVLLAGPWDGGQRTAERARAAEDRAPGGGRDGGPGRPAPSASPVLAALGARPAPKSPDNGGDAVPPPTGAGLADTLEPLLEDPALGDERSVAVMDVTTGQQVFGSKAGTATIPASTIKLATGAAALSALGPDHRIRTSVVAGAGRDDIVLVGGGDPTLTARAVEGDDHPAALRQLADDTARALKKRGAGPYRLGYDTSLYSGPKLHPIGPNENLSPVVPLMADEGRKDDSDHGPAPRAEDPAADAAGTFASMLRDRGVEVKGEPGSRKAAKGARTVASVRSQPLSSLVERMLTTSDNDIGEALSRQTALAAGKPASFAGGAKAVTQRLRKLGLPLGGARIADGSGLDRADHVSAGLLSQVLVRAADRDHPPLRSLLTGLPVAGFSGTLRTRYAQDAVGRGVVRAKTGTLTGVNSLAGSVVDADGRLLVFAFMTNGTTDADGAQRALDRMASALANCGCR, encoded by the coding sequence GTGCCTGAAGCCCGATCGTGGCAGGTCAGGGAGTGGCTGAGTCACCGGCTGAGCCGTGGGCGACGCGAGTTCGACCGCGCGCGCGGTCGTGGGCTGTACGAATGGGACCGCGTGCGCGCCCGTATCCGGCGCGAATGGCGGCGCACACCCCGGGAGCAGCAGCGGACCTGGCAGCTGGTGACGGTCTCCGCCGCGACCGGTCTGGTGGTCGCCGTGGTGTCCGTACTCCTGGCCGGGCCCTGGGACGGCGGACAGCGGACGGCCGAACGCGCCCGCGCCGCCGAGGACCGGGCCCCGGGCGGCGGACGGGACGGCGGTCCGGGGCGGCCCGCGCCCAGCGCCTCGCCCGTCCTGGCCGCGCTCGGCGCGCGCCCCGCGCCCAAGTCGCCGGACAACGGCGGGGACGCCGTGCCGCCGCCCACCGGGGCGGGGCTCGCCGACACGCTCGAACCGCTGCTGGAGGATCCCGCATTGGGCGATGAGCGCTCGGTGGCGGTGATGGACGTGACCACCGGTCAGCAGGTGTTCGGCAGCAAGGCGGGTACGGCCACGATCCCCGCCTCGACGATCAAGCTCGCGACCGGTGCCGCGGCCCTCTCCGCCCTCGGCCCGGACCACCGCATCAGGACCAGCGTCGTGGCGGGCGCGGGCAGAGACGACATCGTGCTGGTCGGCGGCGGCGACCCCACGCTCACCGCGCGGGCCGTCGAGGGGGACGACCACCCCGCCGCACTCCGCCAGTTGGCCGATGACACCGCCCGCGCCCTCAAGAAGCGCGGCGCGGGCCCCTACCGGCTCGGCTACGACACCTCGCTCTACTCCGGGCCGAAGCTCCACCCGATCGGCCCCAACGAGAACCTCTCGCCCGTCGTCCCCCTGATGGCCGATGAGGGCCGTAAGGACGACAGCGACCACGGCCCCGCCCCGCGCGCCGAGGACCCGGCCGCCGACGCGGCCGGCACCTTCGCGTCGATGCTGCGCGACCGCGGCGTCGAGGTGAAGGGCGAGCCCGGCTCGCGCAAGGCCGCCAAGGGCGCCCGTACGGTGGCCTCCGTCCGCTCCCAGCCGCTGTCCTCGCTCGTCGAGCGGATGCTGACCACCAGCGACAACGACATCGGGGAGGCCCTGTCCCGGCAGACCGCCCTCGCGGCCGGCAAGCCCGCCAGCTTCGCGGGCGGGGCGAAGGCCGTGACCCAGCGGCTGCGCAAGCTCGGGCTGCCGCTGGGCGGTGCCCGGATCGCGGACGGCAGCGGGCTCGACCGCGCCGACCATGTGTCCGCCGGGCTGCTCTCCCAGGTGCTGGTGCGGGCCGCCGACCGCGACCACCCCCCATTGCGGTCGCTGCTCACCGGGCTGCCGGTGGCCGGTTTCAGCGGCACCCTGCGCACCCGCTACGCCCAGGACGCGGTCGGCCGGGGCGTGGTCCGCGCCAAGACCGGCACCCTCACCGGGGTCAACAGCCTCGCGGGCTCGGTCGTGGACGCGGACGGCCGGCTGCTGGTCTTCGCGTTCATGACCAACGGCACCACCGACGCCGACGGCGCCCAGCGCGCCCTGGACCGGATGGCCTCGGCCCTCGCCAACTGCGGCTGCCGCTGA